The DNA sequence gccactttgagtctcctgcaggagagataaagtggggtataaatcaatataataataataataataataataataataataataataataataataataatcgcccATACATCATACAGCCCTAGATACTTGggtgtgtgatccagtacaacagccagcagaatgtctgctgtggactcatcttgttgtgtttcaaataataataataataacaacaacaacaacaacaacaacaacaataataacatcacacagtcctaaacgcttggaaagtgttcgacttgtgattttgtgatatgaaatccagcatatatatctcatttgctgtgtcatattctgtctttgtgtcaatagtaataataataataatgtataggcATTGTTCTTTATGTATCTTTTTGTGATTAAAAATATGAATTAGAAATGACAAAAAAATATGTGCAGTTTAAAGCCATTTACAAGTTCACCCTTTCGATCTTTTCCTCTTTCCGACTGTAGTGGGGCCCTCAGGAGTCTTTGATGGCGGCCACTCTGCCCAAATACCGCACCATGAACCCTTGCCCGCTCTACGAGGAGAAGAGCGGCACcgttttcctcttcttcatctgtGTGCGCGATCACGTCACGGCGCAATGCCAAATCCTGACGGGGAGAAACGCTGCCAGGTTGTGCTATATCTCCAGCCGAGACAGCGGCCGCACCTGGAGCCCGGTGGTCGATCTGACAGAGAAGGCCAACTCAAAAAACTGGGCCACCTTTGCCGTTGGTCCGGGCCACGGGGTCCAGCTGAGCTCCGGCCGCTTAGTGGTCCCGGCGTACGCCTATTACATCCACAAGCCCTGcttctgctgcttctccttctgcTACACGCAACCGCATTGCTTCACTTTATACAGCGACGACGGCGGGAAGAATTGGACCCGGGGCCAGCTCCTGGAGAGGTTGCGCACCACCGAATGCCAAGTGGCAGAACTGACCTGCCAGGATGACCGCCCCGTCTTGTACATCAACGCCCGTAATTCGTGTCGGGAGCAGTGCCGGGCTGAAGCCTTCAGCCACAACTGGGGATGCCAGTTTGAGGGATCCTTCCTGTGCAGAGAGTTGTGTGAGCCTCCAAAGGGGTGCCAAGGGAGCGTGGTGAGTTTCAGCTCCTCGGATCTGGGTGAATCACAAGCACTGAGTGCCTATTCCTTGTCCAAATCCTGGCTCATTTTCTCCCACCCCACAAGCCGGAGCCAGCGTGTGGACCTGGGCATCTACTTGAACATGTCTCCCTTGGAGAAGGGCTCCTGGAAAGGCCCGTGGGTGCTGAACAAAGGGCCCAGCGGCTATTCGGACCTGGCCGTGTGCAAGGAAGGGAAGTCCCTGCTTTTTGGGTGTTTGTTTGAGTGTGGGACATCCTCCCCCTATGAAGAGATCACCTTCCAACTCTTCCCTGATGTTGAACTTCTGAGGAATGTGAGAGAAAGCTGATCTTGGGTTGATGCTTcctccaaagtacaacagctttCAACTACTCCAGGATATGTTCCTCTCAAAGAGCAGGGGAGGAAATTGACCATCTCATATCTTCCAACTGTCCTTATTTGGCAATAATTACTCCATTAATCCTCTGCtgtcccacttttccagctgcttttaaaaaggcctggtttctctctcctcctcccactttctcccATTTTTCTCAGCTTACTCTAACTGCAGCAAACTCAGTGCCAAAGTAACTTTGCTCTCAATTAGAAAGAGAGAATATGGTGGAATACGGTGGACTCTTGGCCTTCTTTGTTAGTTTTAGCAAAAGGAAActgctgtaataataatgataataataataattataattataataattattagtatttatttttctatcccgccaacatctccccgaagggactcggggtggctaacatggggcgatgcccaaaacaaaacagaataaagcaattacaacaaatatcaaaacaaacagtaataacataataacataataaaataaaataatacataataaaataaacaatttaaacattttaaaaatacaataaaactcaTTTGCTTGCATCATTTTTTTCACTGATATCTTTTGATATTTGGACTACATTCTGGTCTCCTCACCCATGAACTATGCTGCTGCTCTTAACATCACccctgttttatttttctttcacaaAAAAGCATTCTCTCTTCTTGGAGAGGCTATAGACGGCAAGGGGACTTCAGTGGCTGTTTTCTTTTGGCAATATGGGCATTTTTGTGAACATTTTGGTGAAAATTCTAGCTAAAAATGGCACTGAGGACTTGTAAAGAGAGGAAAACGGGCTGGAGGTTGTATCTGGTCCATGAAGCACCATTTCCTCACTCCTGGAGTAGACCAGTTGAATCAATGGAACCTTATTTGGGTGATGACTTACCCAGTTTCCATTGATTCAGTTTATGTGTTGTTACAGACTTTTGTTTAAAATTGTCAGCCAGAATTCACTAAAGCAGCTATGAATGCAGAATTTACGCATGTGTGCTGATTCATATTCATGATTTCTTTTATTAATTGCTtgagaacaggcatgggcaaacctgggccctccaggtgttttggacgtcaactcccacaattcctagcaacctaccagctgttaggaattgtgggagttgaaatccaaaacacctgtaaggtccaagtttgcccatgtctgctttaaAAGTACCATAAAACCTGCAAAATGCCATTTACAAGCAGCTGCTGCTGCGAGCAATAGGGGTCTGTgcctaacatcatcatcatcataactatatttatttatatcccactttattttCTGTTGGGAAGCAGCAAACTCTCATCCTCACCATCCCCAACAATGAGTGATCCCCAGtggaagaaaacactgtgataaagATTAATCTTTTGCCCATTGCAAGGGAGATAATTTAtgcttcccaacctgtgggcccttccacacagccatataacccagaatatcaaggcagatactcctcaatgtctgctttgagctgagttatctgagtccacactatcatataatccagttcaatgtggattttataaagctgtgtggaaggggcctgagagaagaTCCCTGTTGCTCACAGCAGCTGCTGCTCCATTAATGGGGATTGAAAAATCAGATGGGCCAGAAGATGCTGTATAGCAAGGTAGCAATGGCAATTACCAAAGCCACATGGCTGATGGAGAATTCTGGGCATTGTGTTTACTAGGAAAAATAATAgtaatttgttattttatttatttataaataacccccttttctttcttaatCGAGATCCAAGGTGGCTCATAAATCCGCAATTTTTAACTACGTTGAATGTTTATTTAACAAATTATTTTAGAGCTATACAGCTGTGCCTCTGAGAATGCCTTATAAGGGATATATTGCGATACTTGACTTCAGATGTAAAGCTGACAACGGTTATATAAGGGTAATGGTGCCCAGTGGTGATGGAAACAATGCACAGAACTGTTTATAAACCTTGCCATATACCTGCCATCATTTTTGCCTGTTTTTACATCAGATTAGGACCATTTTAAGGTACAtctacaatgtaaaattaatgtggtttgacaccacttttaactgctacagaatcctgggatttgtaatttggagacACACCAGCACTTtctggcagaaaaagctaaagaccttgtgaagctacaactcccaggattgcatagcgtTAAGACCTGGCAGTTAGTGGCATCAAATGGTTTTAAATGGTGGgttatatgtttatattttattatctgtTTATGCACATCTGTTTATGTGtctaatgttttaattgctgtattttttaactgactgtatgttttctgatatgttggaaactgctctgagtcccttgaggaaatACGGCAgtatatagataaattaatagattaataataataataataataatccagcatatctatcttgtttgctgtgtcagactatgttgtgtcaataataataataataataataataataataataataataataataataataatattgcattcattctacagtgtagatacacacaTAGCTTCTCCTTGTGATATCCCTATTACCAGGAACACAGATTGCCATGTTATGTTTACTTATGCTTTTTGAAAATTGCACAATGGCACAATGGCCATAAACTCAGCCACAATAGCAATAAATATGTGCAGCTAAATATGGCATCTTTTTTTTGTTAAAGGATTGCTAATCTGGATTGTCCTTTAAATAAATTTTGAGATCACTCCAAACAAAACTGGTTTGGCCTGTTTTGACAACTGCCTTTGGGATGTGTGCCAGTGTCTACAAACCGAAGGGAAAATATAACTTGTCAAGTGCCACACTGTTCTCAAATAAAATATGTTTGATGGTACATGCTTATTTTCAGGCTCTTTGTATTCTTAAGATGTGTACCAGGTAGAAGCCATGGATAAATACAATGGGAAGTATATGTGCCAAATTTCTGCTTTACTCCTGACTTGCTGACTtttctgattgattgattggtggtcagctctttactagagcttttaatctatgttaattttatcaatatttgtatgtatgtatttttatcctttacaattttatcttgtaaatcgcctagagcatcgtggatggagggcgattaataagtaattgaatgatgatgatgatgagtctgGTCTTTTAgttctctgttttgttttgtttagaacTTTCTTAGCTCATGGACATGATGGTGGAAACAGATTAATCCTGGATTATGCCAGCATATATaatatcatagagtcatagaataatagagttggaagagaccacatggccatctagtccaaccccctgccatgcaggaaaagcaccatcaaagtatccttgacagatggccatccagcctctgtttgaatgTTTCCAAGGAAAGGGCTTCCACTGgattccgaggcagagagttccactgctgaacagctcttcttacagtcaggaagttcttcctaatgttcaggtggaatttcctttcctgtagtttgaacccatggctccattgagtcctaggtTCCAGGGCAGAAGCAAggaagcctgcttcctcttccttatgacaccctttcacatatttatacatggcttctctcatgtctcctctcatccttctcttctgcaggccaaacagacccagttctttggttcctcaccaaactgcatTTCCCATAATTCCATCACACTGAGCCATAGGAGTTAAATTGGTCAAGCTGCATTCACCTACAGTGTTAAGTGCATCTTACCTATATGCGTGTTGTTataattattgctattattatttactttatttttgtcccgcctttctccccatggggactcaaggtggataaCAATGACATGACACAGTGTtgagggttgtagaaataaataaatagaagctttgccacagtttctgaatcaagataaatcccgcagtataataaaatgtcactcaggcttgtgtaacaagtgacagtatctttacttcagttcaaaagttcaagcagggcaacaatatatatagcagtctttctgaattcacacagagaacatagagaataaacagtccctttaaactgTCTTTACATATGCcttatttgccttataaataatcggGCTTCGGAGACAGGCAGCCATTTCCTCCCTAACCATTTTCAGTCACCTCTCCAAGAGGAAAGTGGCAGCTAAAACTGTTTGCCCCAgaaccaagctagagacagcagccaatcggaattctggctcttgactggctcagccaatcagctgtcgacacatacTCTTTCAGCATCTTATGTGTCATAAATTCCATTAAATACAATGGGAGCAATGAAGCACAAACTGTTCTTGGCTCATACCTGCTCATACTCTCCTGGGCGCAAATGGAGAGTCTTTCGTTGCCGCTTAGGGTGCTACATCCTCAGCACACAGCACCTGggacgaaataagaaaaactaGAAATCATACAGTATGATAAGGGAACTTATAGGGGTGGTATGTAGCTCTGGCCAAATCGTGGGCCACAACTTGCCTATTATAATGCCCTACATTTGCTCCATACAGCTGTCTTAATTTACCAACTACAACATCTAAAAGTGAAGAgcatttggtcctccaggttgactacagctcccatcagccttATCCAGAATGGACAATGACAAAGGATTGTGTGTGGAAAACTATCAGAAACAGTATGTAACTTATCtatatgcatattattattattattattattattattattattattattatttactttatttttgtcccGCCTttatccccatggggactcaaggcggataacaatgacatgacacaatacaataaacaaggcaaaaacataagtaaaggtaaaagtttccccctgacgttaagtccagttgtgtccgactctgggggttagtgctcatctccatttctaagccgaagagccggcgttgtccgtagtcacctccatgactgcatggagcgccattaccttccagccggagcggtacctattgatctactcacattggcatgtttttgaactgctaggttggcagaagctggggctaacagtgggcactcactctgctccctggattcgaacctgcaacctttcggtctgcaagttcagcatctcagcgttttaatacgctgcgccatcgggggctcctgtgTACATATACATGCAAATACATATACATGCGCATatcaaaaattaagaaataaatttGTCATGAGTCTTAGTGCTAAAATACACCTACAATTGTATTTAAAAACTAGACAGCTCACCAAAAATCCCACTCACAgtgtttctgtctgtctgtctatctatctatctatctatctatctatctatctatctatctatctatctatctatctataactataactagctctgcccggccacgcattgctgtggcttatgggaatgctttgttgtccaggtggaatagcagtgaatagccttgtagcctcaaaagcctgaaccctggctgtgccattgtggctgagggggttgatAGGAGAGGAAATGGGCGGAGACTaatgggggcagggcctacccttctgaccagcaaccagggttgaaaacggctcttccttgttctctaatttggactttattttccagggttttttaaattgaaatacatagattgggtgactatatcttttgtggccaaatttggtgtgatttgctttagtcgttttgttgtttactcagtcctacaaacgtacattacatttttatatgctgtatatactcgagtataagcctagtttttcagcccttttttaaagactgaaaaagcccccctcggcttatactcaggtgagggtcctggttggcttatatttgggtcagcttatacttgagaatatatggtaaatttattatttttctctattattattggtattattgcatttattatttttctctattattgttgctactattacaattattttactctattattacgattattgttattattattattattacatttattatttcactctgatcttattactattattgcttttattattttactctattattacatttattttactctattattattattattattattacatttattatttcactctgatattattattattgcttttattattttactctatttattattacatttattttactctattattattattacatttattatttcactctgatcttattattattattgcttttattattttactctaatatctaataaatattattttatttattatttattattacatgtattattttcctgtatttattattattattattattattattattattattacatgtattattttactctattattattaaaacgatacataagcacattgacattgaagaagatgagaataatgattggatcggagttggacagtcttatcttaaatttgagcttgatgtaaatattcaaaaacatttaacctactgatgcctcaattaatgacattttattagtatctatttttatttctgaaatttaccacccttggcttatactggagtcaatgttttcccaatttttttgtggtaaaattaggtgcctcggcttatactcgagtatatacggtatatagatATGTTATactgtatgtgtatttatatatgtgtgtgtatgtattgctAGGCAGACTTTCTCACTTTATTGCGGTCTAAATTCCATAACATCTGAACCAAGgcaagtcatagtcccactctcttctaCATTGGCCAGATGtcttcacctggaataatcctGTCTCCAGTTCTGGGCAGCTTTGAAGCCAAGACTGGAGGGctctctgttgggagggcttggatggtgtggcagaagggggttggctggatggccttgggtgtctcttccaactctaggattctcaaGAGTTCAGGGAAAGGTGGTCTCACCTGTAATGACGGGGACAGCCATGGACGCCAAGGTGCATCTCATGGGACAAGCAGGAACGGCGGCAGATCCCTCGCCAGCTGGCACACATCCTCTTGATCAGTGGGACAGGCACTTCCTGCCcagcttcaacaacaacaacaacaaaatcaagaTTAGGGGAACGAAAGGTAGCAAACTGTGGCCACCCATTGATTAGGAGTCTGCTTTGTGTCATCAGTCTCCACcaatttcacaggtgaaaaccgGGACATATGTGGCCAAACAACTTCAGAGAGTGGTCAAGGTGGGAAAAATTTCACAAATTAGAAAAATGttctgtccctggtttgaaagtgttatttcttgtttaattgcgcgacacttactttgaaaatagttatactccagaaactttgtttgttgtggctgccacaaactaggtttaATTGGCTGAGACTCGATGAGAGATTCAATGAAacactagagcaaaatgtgctgcaggataatgTCCCTTTGTCCatctttttatgatagaacctattaggaaatgacatttataaccaagaAACAAAAGTCATGTTATataatgttactagctgtgctcggccacgcgttgctgtggcaaagtggtggtggtattggttaaaaattgttgtgtaatttttatttgacgttatttgtattttttaattaattttattgtaagttatctttttatttattatattttattattttcttgtattatttttagttattttctgttattatagtattttattgtattaatttttttagtgtttttgggttggtaggagaccaagttggaggagcatagccttctaactggcaacaattggataaaagcaattattcctctccctctaattaggactttatttttcttttctttttgttgtatcaacctggaggcatggatgatggtttgtgttgtcaaatttcgaggttggggggcctgtagttttgttgttttgtgggtcgccgtgataccatcactcttttatatatatatatatatatatatagatgaatgaggaaatatgagggttgaatgaaaagtaatgcctccaccttcgttacatgggtttggatgggagtatttgaataaatcaaatgcagaaataatcctgagaatgtgctcttgaaataccactattcacttttccacatcatcaccaggcaattggatacatttctgccaacgatgaacaagttttctgaagccatcacggaagaagtcaacactctgtttctgcaaccggcgtctcacaggacccatcgtgcacagatcttccgagagccaagcaaagcaacaatgtgacccacacgttcttgtgaaatgccgatgatgcttgaaatttctctctgagtgataccacgatcgtcctgaatcaacctGTCAACCGTTTGCTTGTGAAacctggtggttgctgtcacaggacatccaactctttgtcacgcaagtcagatgttcccacctcaacatctttaaacttactctcccaatgacacacagtactcacatccacacaatccccataaacagcttgcattctctgatgaatctcctttggggtgacaccttctgctgtcaagaattcagtgactgcacgttgcttaagtcatattgactgaccgtctgcgcagggttccatacttcacactttaacaacacaaccgttcaatgctaaggcttcccaccaaatggaactgtagagtctAATGAACAAGCCAgcacctgccacagaccaggactgccatccattgaggagttatgaaggtggaggcattacttttcattcaaccttcgtgtgtgtgtgtgtgtgtgtgtgtgtgtgtgtgtgtatatatatacacacaccagaTATGTGGACTGGTGTTCGTTTGAGATTTATGCAGGTTATGTTTCATGTGTTACATAATAAGGTAGTACCCAGTTGGGACAGTAAGGAAAATATCaatacagacatacatacatgtatacttGTATGAGaacatatgtacagtagagtctcacttatgcaacactcgcttatccaacattctggattatccaacgcatttttgtagtcagtgttttcaatatatcatgatattttggtgcgaaatttgcaaatacagtaattactacgtaacattactgcgtattgaactactttttctgccagatttgttgtataacatgatgttttggtgcttaatttgtaaaatcataacttaatttgatgtttaataggcttctccttaatttctccttattatccaacatattggcttatccaacgttctgccggcccgtttatgttggataagtgagactctactgtatttaagttTGTATGAGAACATAGACACTCCAGAATCACGTTAACATGAGAGTGAGTACTGAaaattgtttttgaattgttCATTTCTATGGATACCATTCTTGTAGCCCTACAGTTTGAAGccagcgtcaaactgcattaaatgataagtgtagatgggtcctcagTTTTTGATATGTCTCTTCTTCCCTCTCAACGATGCTCAACATGGCAAACAATGTTAACAGCAGGACCATTTACAATTAAAACCTAAAGATTATAAACACTAAAGcagacattcttttttttttctaagcAGACATACTTTTTGATCAGGGGATTTGTATAGTACTTACCAATAGATCCCATTAAGACCATCAATAGAAGAAGCCACTGCCCTAAACGGTTCATGATGGAGGATGGATTCATTCTGGACATCATCTGCCCATCCATTcatgctttatcctttggggaaCCAAGGCGGAGTTTGGCACCGACTTCTCACATCATGCCCGGGAAAAAGGTATTAACTATTCCCATCAGCATTGTGCTGCCTAATCCTAACCAGAGTTGTTGCCCCAAATTAACTCTACTCCATTCAGCAGGCTTAGCCTCATGTAAACACACACtgagtttgaaaatatttgtcTCCTGTTACATTTTGACCCTATTTCTCTatcccaggcctgggcaaactcgggccctccgggtgttttgaacttcagctcccacaattcctaacaacctaccagaCTGTCATGATTTGCAAAGatattatatgtgtgttaactggaaaatcaaatgcatgaagccaattggctgagtttgcaaggacctgggaatctgtttgcaactgttgctatcctgctgctggagaaccggtttgaacaggtttctgtgtgtgtgtgtgtgtgtgtgtgtgtgtgtgtgtgtgtgagagagagagagagagagagagagagagagagagagagtgtctactgagtactggctggaaagaagatggctctgtactcagagaggcctgaccaTTTCTGAGGCCTTATtcactgctgatcttcactgcaaggacctggggatcggtttgcaactgttgctatcctgctgctggagaaccggtttgaacaggtttctccgtgtgtgtgtgtgtgtgtgtgagagagagagagagtgagtgtgtgtctaccgagtactggctggaaagaagatggctctgtactcagagaggcctgaccaTTTCTGAGGCCTTATtcactgctgatcttcactgcaaggacctggggatcggtttgcaactgttgctatcctgctgctggagaaccagtttgaacaggtttctccatgtgtgtgtgtgtgtgtgtgtgtgtgagagagagagagagagagagagagagagtctactGAGTAATGGCTGTAaaaaagatggctctgtactcagagaggcttatttctgaggccttattcgctgctgatcttcactgcaaggacctgggaatcagtttgcaactgttgctgtcctgctgctggagatttctctgtgtgtgtgtgtgtgtgtgtgtgtgtgtgtgtgagtctactgagtactggctggaaagaagatggctctgtactcagagaggtctgactatttctgaggccttattcactgctgatcttcactgaagcagatttatggccTAAGAAGGGACTGCtaatgactgctgatttctgtaagcaatcagagggactattgtcaGTACCATtgctctgttgatctcttggacttagtaaaagttcctgtgttatttgttctgcaaagaatGTAGACATGAAAAAATTCCCACTGCTCTGAACACAAATTGAGGTTTTCAGGCTTATCATAAATTggtccaaaaaaaaccccaaaaagagATGGAGTAGTGTATTATTAACATTTTTGTCACTCTCTTTCATACCAACAGTGCAAATACAATTTGGTGCATCCTTCTGCAGGGTGACACTGGgttcatgggcacacgtaagagcttttGTCTATCACTCACAATCCCCAGCATGGACTGACTACCATAGCaagaggttgggtggccacctgttgcaggtgctttgattgtgcattttctgcatgacaaaatggagctggactagatggcctttggggtctcttccaaatctaggattctgatTTTATGCTTGCGATGTGGGAAATGTCCACCAGGTGGCCCCCGAGCCACGATTCTTTGGACCCCAAGGAGCCTTGTCTGCAAAGCCAAAGATTTTCATTCACATAGAAAGACATTAGTGTGCAACCTCTTTTGCTCTCAATAAAATCTGCCTTCGCTTGCAAGCAGTCAACCCCTGTATTTACTTCCCAGGAACACTGAGAGCATGCATGCAGCACAGAGCTGTGGGACAAAGCCGAGGACTGCCTGCAAATGCTGGGATtggctacatctacactgtagagttaatgcagtttaacaccactttaactgctcggctcaatgctatggactcttgagttttttaaaggcaccagcattctttagctggacagatggattcaggatgatcgtcgtatcactcggaGAGAGGTTCCAAGCATaaccggcatttcacaagaacgtgtgagtcacattattgctttgtgtttgtgtatgttttccgggctgtatggccatgttccagaagtattctctcctgacgtttcgcccacatctatggcagagaatggagagaattctctgccacatctatggagagaatacttctggaacatgggcatacagcccggaaaacatacaacaaccctgtgatcccggccatgaaatcc is a window from the Anolis carolinensis isolate JA03-04 chromosome 3, rAnoCar3.1.pri, whole genome shotgun sequence genome containing:
- the LOC100557588 gene encoding sialidase-3 isoform X1 produces the protein MAEAPVSSKKVTLFSQKSRGGLTYRIPALLYLPSESTFLAFAEERSSPRDEDAKFLVMRRGKKEGTSVQWGPQESLMAATLPKYRTMNPCPLYEEKSGTVFLFFICVRDHVTAQCQILTGRNAARLCYISSRDSGRTWSPVVDLTEKANSKNWATFAVGPGHGVQLSSGRLVVPAYAYYIHKPCFCCFSFCYTQPHCFTLYSDDGGKNWTRGQLLERLRTTECQVAELTCQDDRPVLYINARNSCREQCRAEAFSHNWGCQFEGSFLCRELCEPPKGCQGSVVSFSSSDLGESQALSAYSLSKSWLIFSHPTSRSQRVDLGIYLNMSPLEKGSWKGPWVLNKGPSGYSDLAVCKEGKSLLFGCLFECGTSSPYEEITFQLFPDVELLRNVRES